One Candidatus Desulfatibia profunda genomic window, CAATATTGTTATCTTTCCAGATTCCAAACAATTCGCTCTTTCTATTTTGGTCCTTTGTTTCTCCAAAGGGTACCAATTTGGCGCAGGGCTTGCCACGGAAGGTTATTACGACCTCCTCGCCTCTATTGACCGTATTAAGCAGCTCCTTTGAACGGAACCTAAGATCTTTTGCAGTTGCCTTCATATTATACCCCCCCTTTTTTCGCTATAGTTGATACTTCGTAATATAAACTATGAGGTGATATAAGTCAATATGAATTTTTGTTTCGAGTACCGTAATTGATGCAGAATTTGTCATTATGAGAGCGTTGCAAATAACCGGTGCAAATGGAGCGTATCTGAATTTGCATA contains:
- a CDS encoding type II toxin-antitoxin system prevent-host-death family antitoxin, which gives rise to MKATAKDLRFRSKELLNTVNRGEEVVITFRGKPCAKLVPFGETKDQNRKSELFGIWKDNNIVQNVNEHVRDLRKGRF